A portion of the Bacillus sp. es.034 genome contains these proteins:
- a CDS encoding sigma-70 family RNA polymerase sigma factor: MKSSPTNFIKRLKKKKEDALEYIIDTYMQLVKTIATKILHNQNRLDVDECINDVFLTVWQNAHQFKGESEDFRKWIGMITKYKAIDRYRQAEKRNAREQQDESLLKKSSTPGTDISILHREEKNELLAAISQLEELDRDIFMMKYYLDLSNMEIADQLHLSKAAVDNRLYRGKKKLATNVKLKERLV; the protein is encoded by the coding sequence ATGAAAAGTTCACCGACCAATTTCATCAAAAGATTAAAAAAGAAAAAAGAGGATGCATTGGAGTATATCATTGATACTTACATGCAGCTTGTGAAAACTATCGCTACAAAAATCCTACACAATCAAAATCGGCTGGACGTCGATGAATGTATCAACGATGTCTTCCTGACCGTCTGGCAAAACGCCCATCAGTTTAAAGGAGAGTCTGAAGATTTCAGAAAGTGGATTGGGATGATCACGAAATACAAGGCAATCGACCGATACCGGCAGGCTGAAAAACGGAACGCCCGTGAACAGCAGGACGAATCCCTCCTTAAAAAATCAAGTACTCCCGGAACCGATATATCCATATTGCATCGGGAAGAAAAAAACGAATTATTGGCAGCGATCAGTCAGCTGGAGGAATTGGACCGGGATATTTTCATGATGAAGTATTATTTAGATTTATCCAATATGGAAATTGCGGATCAATTACATCTTTCGAAAGCGGCTGTGGATAACCGGTTATACCGCGGAAAGAAAAAATTAGCGACGAATGTGAAATTAAAGGAGCGGCTGGTATGA
- the ytrI gene encoding sporulation membrane protein YtrI has translation MRIPPFYRLPSWQRFFAGMVVGGIISWMIFLFMFGTMHEKQALKIEEQKNEISKLKNTLSYLQEEYKQLNQENENELVIQEVKIKIINTTKTKVELLSIHETEDKLSEDLRSLLTKDLETVYGNKELIKKIIENKTVKLNDKNFRLKVKEMYFYTTTQITLELKYEDD, from the coding sequence ATGAGGATCCCCCCTTTCTACCGGCTCCCTTCCTGGCAGCGGTTCTTCGCCGGAATGGTCGTGGGAGGCATCATCAGCTGGATGATCTTCCTCTTCATGTTCGGCACCATGCATGAAAAACAGGCCCTTAAGATTGAAGAACAGAAAAATGAAATCAGTAAATTGAAGAACACCCTGTCCTACTTACAGGAAGAATATAAGCAGCTGAATCAGGAAAACGAAAATGAACTGGTTATCCAAGAAGTGAAAATCAAGATCATCAACACGACCAAGACAAAAGTGGAGCTGCTCAGCATCCATGAAACCGAGGACAAACTGAGTGAAGATTTACGGAGCCTTTTGACCAAGGACTTAGAAACCGTGTACGGGAATAAAGAGCTCATCAAGAAAATCATTGAAAACAAAACCGTGAAGCTGAATGATAAGAATTTCCGGCTGAAAGTGAAGGAAATGTACTTTTATACGACCACGCAGATTACGTTGGAGTTGAAGTATGAGGATGATTAA
- a CDS encoding YtrH family sporulation protein, whose amino-acid sequence MAEAFFPELFKSFFIAMGVLLGGSLLGGLASFAMGQPLFIEMRRLSDFLRIWAIIAAIGGTFDTVYSFEKGFLNGETKELFKQFLWILSALGGANTAAMIITWLTQEHMPS is encoded by the coding sequence ATGGCGGAAGCTTTCTTTCCGGAATTATTCAAAAGCTTCTTTATCGCTATGGGGGTACTGCTCGGTGGATCACTGCTCGGGGGACTTGCCTCGTTTGCCATGGGGCAGCCCCTATTCATTGAAATGAGACGACTATCCGATTTCCTGCGGATCTGGGCCATCATCGCAGCGATCGGCGGCACATTCGATACAGTATACAGCTTTGAAAAAGGCTTCCTGAACGGGGAAACAAAAGAACTCTTCAAACAATTCCTGTGGATCTTGTCTGCACTCGGAGGGGCCAATACCGCTGCGATGATTATTACCTGGCTGACCCAGGAACATATGCCGTCATGA
- the dnaE gene encoding DNA polymerase III subunit alpha: protein MSFVHLQIASAYSLLSSTISINGLVHKAKESGYKALALTDKNMMYSAIPFYKACVKENIQPIIGLTADIASEEGSHPLVLLVKNQTGYQNLLKISSAIGAKSKEGLPLKWLSSYSKGLIAISPGVKGEIENLLLNDEKEKAKECIRTYQQMFGRDSFYLSIQKHGIASEDTLIPLLQEVAEETGTEMIATNDVQYLEQKDHFAHECMAAIRDGVKLAEDDRDVLGSQEYYFKNKDQMVELFSDHVEALENTMKIADRCHLTIPFHQQLLPKYPLPEGVTALEELTHLCEKGLSERVETVSDEYIERLDYELEVIGRMGFSDYFLIVWDFMKYAKDKKILTGPGRGSAAGSLVSYALRITDVDPLEHHLLFERFLNPERVSMPDIDIDFPDHRRDEVIEYVEGKYGSLHVAQIITFGTFAAKAALRDTGRVFGLNMKEQEQVSKLVPNQLGITLKEAYEKSKGFREFVTGSDHYKKLFQTALKLEGLPRHTSTHAAGVVMSEAPLVQWVPIQGSSSGIHLTQYSMDILEEIGLLKMDFLGLRNLSILERIVKNVEIGTGKPFAIESIPMNDAKTFELLTKGQTNGIFQLESEGMRNVLKRLKPNSFEDIVAVNALYRPGPMENIPMYINRKHGKEQVEYPHPDLKPILEMTYGVIVYQEQIMQIASKMAGFSLGEADLLRRAVSKKKKDVLDQEREHFVSGSIRKGYREEVAHTIYDLIVRFADYGFNRSHAVAYSMIAYQLAYLKAHYPAFFLSSLLTSVVGNETKVAQYIREATQYDIEILPPSINRSQFVFTVEGKNVIRYSIGAIKGIGAAALKEIIRARKEKPFQDLFDFCMRVSSKTINRKILENLVLSGAFDEFGIDRATLLASLDVAAQHAELVNPDDDPDLFHEEEAFMLKPKYVEVDDMTIDTKLQFEKQVLGLYLSDHPVSSYRPLFENLGLQQIADLQKGSKMSLGGYITGMKSIRTKKGEVMAFLEIGDESGEMEAVVFPNVYKHNMPLLKEGNILLFGGNVEDRNDKLQFIVNQLETMEDVQARVKESSQKLYLKIAAGQDEEACMEGIHRAINRFKGKNPVIVYYEQAKKSIRLPDHLRISPSQEALREFYRILGESNVILQ, encoded by the coding sequence ATGTCATTTGTTCATTTACAAATAGCGAGTGCCTATAGTCTCTTGTCTAGCACGATATCGATAAATGGACTTGTACATAAAGCGAAAGAATCAGGATATAAGGCGCTTGCCTTGACCGATAAAAATATGATGTATTCCGCGATCCCTTTTTATAAGGCGTGTGTAAAAGAAAACATCCAACCGATCATCGGATTGACCGCAGATATTGCCTCAGAGGAAGGCTCCCATCCCCTTGTTCTCCTTGTAAAAAATCAGACGGGCTATCAGAATCTATTAAAAATCTCGAGTGCCATCGGGGCAAAGTCGAAAGAAGGATTACCGCTTAAGTGGCTCTCTTCCTACAGTAAGGGATTGATCGCCATCTCTCCAGGCGTCAAGGGTGAGATCGAAAACCTCTTATTGAATGATGAAAAAGAAAAAGCGAAGGAATGTATCCGCACCTATCAACAGATGTTCGGTCGGGATTCCTTTTATTTGAGCATTCAAAAGCACGGCATTGCCTCTGAAGATACCCTTATCCCTTTACTGCAGGAGGTGGCGGAAGAGACCGGTACGGAAATGATCGCGACGAATGATGTGCAGTACCTGGAGCAGAAAGATCATTTTGCCCATGAGTGTATGGCTGCGATCAGGGACGGGGTGAAATTGGCTGAGGATGATCGGGACGTCCTCGGGTCACAGGAGTATTATTTCAAGAACAAGGATCAGATGGTGGAGCTATTCTCTGATCATGTGGAGGCACTGGAAAATACGATGAAGATTGCCGACCGCTGCCATCTGACCATTCCTTTCCATCAACAGCTCCTTCCGAAATATCCTCTGCCTGAAGGAGTCACCGCCCTCGAGGAATTGACCCATCTTTGCGAAAAAGGGTTAAGTGAGCGGGTGGAAACCGTTTCCGATGAGTATATCGAACGGTTGGATTATGAGCTTGAAGTCATCGGCAGGATGGGGTTCAGCGACTACTTCCTGATCGTATGGGATTTCATGAAATACGCGAAGGACAAAAAGATCCTGACCGGACCGGGACGTGGGTCGGCAGCAGGTTCCCTCGTGTCCTACGCCCTCCGGATCACGGACGTGGATCCCCTGGAGCACCATCTGCTGTTTGAACGATTCCTGAACCCTGAACGGGTCTCTATGCCGGATATCGACATCGATTTCCCGGATCATCGGCGCGACGAAGTGATCGAATATGTGGAAGGGAAGTACGGCAGCCTGCATGTTGCTCAGATCATCACGTTCGGGACGTTTGCAGCGAAAGCGGCCCTCCGTGATACGGGTCGTGTGTTCGGACTCAATATGAAGGAGCAGGAGCAGGTCTCGAAGCTGGTTCCGAATCAGCTTGGGATCACATTAAAGGAAGCGTATGAAAAGTCGAAGGGCTTCCGAGAATTTGTGACGGGCTCTGATCATTATAAAAAGTTGTTTCAGACGGCCCTTAAACTGGAAGGACTTCCGAGACACACCTCCACCCATGCGGCGGGAGTGGTGATGAGTGAAGCACCTTTAGTGCAGTGGGTACCGATCCAGGGGAGTTCATCTGGTATTCATCTGACTCAGTATTCTATGGATATTTTAGAAGAAATCGGATTGTTGAAGATGGATTTCCTCGGACTTCGCAATCTGAGTATATTGGAAAGAATCGTGAAGAACGTTGAAATCGGGACCGGAAAACCGTTTGCCATCGAGTCGATCCCAATGAATGATGCCAAAACGTTCGAGCTGCTCACTAAAGGGCAGACGAATGGGATCTTCCAGCTGGAATCGGAGGGGATGCGGAACGTACTGAAAAGGCTCAAACCCAATTCCTTTGAAGACATCGTGGCGGTGAACGCCTTATACCGTCCGGGACCGATGGAGAACATCCCGATGTATATCAATCGTAAACATGGGAAAGAACAGGTGGAATATCCTCATCCCGATTTGAAACCGATCCTTGAAATGACGTATGGAGTCATTGTGTATCAGGAGCAGATCATGCAGATCGCTTCGAAAATGGCCGGATTTTCCCTCGGAGAAGCGGATCTCCTCAGGCGGGCCGTTTCCAAGAAGAAAAAGGATGTCCTCGATCAGGAGCGGGAGCATTTCGTTTCTGGTTCGATCCGTAAAGGCTACAGGGAAGAGGTCGCCCATACGATTTATGATTTGATCGTCCGCTTCGCCGATTACGGTTTCAACCGGTCACATGCCGTTGCGTACAGCATGATCGCCTATCAGCTCGCTTACCTGAAAGCACACTATCCTGCGTTTTTCTTATCATCTCTCCTGACGTCCGTCGTTGGGAATGAAACGAAGGTGGCTCAGTATATACGGGAGGCGACGCAGTATGACATTGAAATTCTGCCTCCTTCCATCAATCGCAGCCAGTTTGTTTTTACAGTAGAAGGAAAGAATGTGATCCGCTATAGCATCGGGGCGATTAAAGGAATCGGGGCTGCGGCTCTAAAGGAAATCATCCGTGCGAGAAAGGAAAAGCCATTTCAGGATCTGTTCGATTTCTGCATGAGGGTGTCTTCGAAAACGATCAATCGGAAGATCTTAGAGAATCTTGTGCTCTCCGGGGCGTTTGATGAATTCGGGATCGACCGCGCTACCTTGCTTGCAAGCCTCGATGTGGCAGCCCAGCATGCAGAGCTTGTGAATCCTGATGACGATCCTGACCTGTTCCATGAAGAAGAGGCGTTTATGCTAAAGCCTAAATATGTGGAAGTGGATGACATGACCATCGATACGAAGCTTCAGTTTGAGAAACAGGTACTTGGACTATACTTATCGGATCACCCGGTTTCTTCATACCGTCCTTTATTTGAAAATCTTGGATTGCAGCAAATAGCCGATCTTCAAAAAGGCTCGAAAATGTCACTCGGCGGTTATATTACCGGGATGAAATCGATCCGGACCAAAAAAGGGGAAGTGATGGCTTTTCTTGAAATCGGGGACGAAAGCGGTGAGATGGAAGCCGTCGTGTTTCCGAATGTGTACAAACATAATATGCCGCTACTCAAAGAAGGGAATATTCTCCTATTCGGGGGCAATGTAGAAGACCGCAACGATAAGCTGCAATTCATCGTGAACCAGCTGGAAACGATGGAAGACGTTCAGGCAAGAGTGAAAGAGAGCAGCCAGAAGCTCTATTTAAAAATCGCCGCAGGTCAGGATGAAGAAGCTTGTATGGAGGGAATCCATAGAGCCATTAACCGGTTCAAAGGGAAGAATCCGGTCATCGTCTACTACGAGCAAGCCAAAAAGAGTATAAGACTTCCGGATCATCTCCGCATAAGTCCTTCACAGGAGGCTCTTAGGGAATTTTACCGAATTCTTGGTGAGTCAAATGTGATATTGCAATAA
- a CDS encoding malic enzyme-like NAD(P)-binding protein yields MSLREEALHMHRVNKGKLESKSKVEVRNADDLSLAYSPGVAEPCKVIYDKPETVYDYTMKGNMVAVVSDGTAVLGLGNIGPEAALPVMEGKAVLFKSFAGVDAFPICLNTTDVDKIVETVKLLEPTFGGVNLEDIAAPNCFEIEERLKKETNIPVFHDDQHGTAIVTVAGLVNALKIVGKKMSEIKVVANGAGAAGMAIIKLLYRYGVRDIIMCDSKGAIYEGRPEGMNSTKDEVAKFTNRDHIKGGLGEVLKDADVFIGVSVAGALTEEMVSSMKQDPIIFAMANPVPEIMPELAKAAGAKVIGTGRSDFPNQVNNVLAFPGIFRGALDVRATHINEKMKQAAVEAIASLITEDELNADYVIPAPFDKRVAPAVAAAVAKTAMETGVARLKVDPEEIRKKTEDLAVIGKSE; encoded by the coding sequence TTGTCATTACGCGAAGAAGCTCTGCATATGCATCGAGTGAATAAAGGGAAGTTAGAGTCGAAATCCAAGGTGGAAGTCCGAAATGCGGATGACTTGAGCTTAGCTTACTCCCCCGGGGTGGCGGAACCCTGTAAGGTGATCTATGACAAGCCTGAAACCGTCTATGATTACACGATGAAAGGGAATATGGTCGCGGTTGTTTCCGATGGTACGGCTGTTCTGGGTCTTGGGAATATCGGACCTGAAGCGGCTCTTCCCGTCATGGAAGGAAAGGCGGTACTATTCAAGAGTTTTGCAGGAGTCGACGCATTCCCGATCTGTTTGAACACAACAGATGTGGACAAGATCGTTGAAACCGTCAAGCTCCTTGAGCCGACATTCGGTGGCGTGAACCTTGAAGATATCGCCGCTCCGAATTGCTTTGAAATTGAAGAACGCCTGAAGAAAGAAACGAATATCCCTGTTTTCCATGATGATCAGCATGGGACGGCGATCGTCACTGTGGCGGGACTTGTGAACGCTCTCAAAATTGTCGGGAAGAAAATGTCCGAAATCAAAGTCGTGGCAAATGGCGCAGGTGCTGCGGGTATGGCCATTATTAAGCTTCTCTACCGGTACGGTGTAAGGGACATCATCATGTGTGATTCCAAGGGTGCGATTTATGAAGGGCGTCCTGAAGGGATGAACTCTACGAAAGACGAAGTGGCGAAATTTACGAACCGTGATCATATCAAGGGCGGCTTAGGTGAAGTATTGAAGGATGCCGACGTATTCATCGGTGTATCTGTTGCCGGTGCCCTGACGGAAGAGATGGTTTCCTCCATGAAACAGGATCCGATCATCTTTGCCATGGCGAACCCGGTTCCTGAAATCATGCCGGAGCTTGCCAAAGCAGCGGGAGCCAAAGTGATTGGTACAGGTCGATCTGATTTTCCTAACCAGGTGAACAATGTTCTTGCCTTCCCTGGGATCTTCAGGGGCGCACTGGACGTACGTGCAACCCACATCAATGAAAAAATGAAGCAGGCTGCCGTTGAAGCGATTGCTTCTTTGATCACAGAAGACGAACTGAACGCGGACTATGTCATTCCGGCGCCATTCGATAAGCGTGTCGCTCCAGCCGTTGCTGCTGCTGTGGCCAAGACAGCGATGGAAACAGGGGTTGCCCGCTTAAAGGTGGACCCGGAAGAAATCCGTAAGAAAACAGAAGATTTAGCAGTCATCGGGAAGAGTGAATGA